Proteins from one Mycobacterium sp. SMC-2 genomic window:
- a CDS encoding xanthine dehydrogenase family protein subunit M, with translation MQVPGPFEYERATSVDHAIGLLDRLGEGARIVAGGHSLLPMMKLRIANPEYLVDINDLALELGYVITDPTLVRIGAMTRHREILESGTLAAVCPIFRDAERVIADPVVRNRGTLGGSLCQADPAEDLSTVCTVLDAVCLARGPSGEREIAIDDFLAGPYETTLAPNEMLIEVRIPVRHNSSSAYAKVERRVGDWAVTAAGASLTLDGDQIAAARVDLTAVNSDPAALAELSASLVGQPATESVFAEAGRRAAQACEPVTDVRGSAEYKRHLASELTIRTLRTAARRVRAEGN, from the coding sequence ATGCAAGTACCCGGGCCCTTCGAATACGAACGCGCGACCAGCGTCGACCACGCCATCGGACTGCTGGATCGGTTGGGGGAGGGGGCGCGCATCGTCGCCGGCGGGCACAGCCTGCTGCCGATGATGAAGCTGCGCATCGCCAACCCCGAATATCTCGTCGACATCAACGACCTTGCGCTCGAACTCGGATACGTCATCACCGATCCGACGCTGGTGCGCATCGGCGCCATGACCCGCCACCGCGAGATCCTGGAGTCCGGCACCCTGGCCGCGGTCTGCCCGATCTTCCGGGACGCCGAGCGGGTGATCGCCGACCCGGTGGTGCGCAATCGCGGCACGCTCGGCGGCTCGCTGTGCCAGGCGGATCCGGCCGAGGACCTGTCGACGGTGTGCACGGTGCTGGACGCGGTGTGCCTGGCGCGGGGCCCGTCCGGTGAACGCGAGATCGCGATCGACGACTTCCTGGCCGGGCCGTACGAGACCACCCTGGCCCCCAACGAGATGCTCATCGAGGTGCGGATCCCGGTGCGGCACAACAGCTCCAGCGCGTATGCCAAGGTGGAGCGCCGAGTGGGCGACTGGGCGGTCACGGCCGCGGGGGCCAGTCTCACCCTGGACGGCGACCAGATCGCCGCCGCGCGCGTCGACCTGACGGCGGTGAACTCCGATCCGGCGGCCCTGGCCGAGCTGTCGGCGTCGCTGGTCGGCCAGCCGGCCACCGAGAGCGTCTTCGCCGAGGCGGGCCGGCGCGCCGCGCAGGCCTGCGAGCCGGTCACCGACGTCCGCGGCAGCGCCGAATACAAGCGGCACCTGGCCTCCGAATTGACCATCCGCACGCTGCGCACCGCCGCGCGGCGGGTGCGCGCAGAAGGGAACTGA
- a CDS encoding (2Fe-2S)-binding protein, whose amino-acid sequence MQVNMTVNGEQVSAEVEPRMLLVHFLRDQLRLTGTHWGCDTSNCGTCVVDVDGVPVKSCTMLAAMASGHSVRTVEGLAADGKLDPVQEGFMRCHGLQCGFCTPGMMITARALLDRDPNPDEQTIREAISGQICRCTGYTTIVRSIQWAAQHSSAEATS is encoded by the coding sequence ATGCAGGTGAACATGACCGTCAACGGCGAGCAGGTGAGCGCCGAAGTCGAGCCCCGGATGCTGCTGGTGCATTTCCTGCGGGATCAGCTGCGGCTCACCGGAACCCACTGGGGTTGCGACACCAGCAACTGCGGAACGTGCGTCGTCGACGTCGACGGCGTGCCGGTGAAGTCTTGCACCATGCTCGCGGCGATGGCGTCCGGCCACAGCGTGCGCACCGTGGAGGGGCTGGCCGCCGATGGCAAGCTCGACCCGGTGCAGGAAGGGTTCATGCGCTGCCATGGCCTCCAATGTGGTTTCTGCACACCGGGAATGATGATCACCGCACGCGCCCTGCTGGACCGCGACCCCAACCCGGACGAACAGACGATCCGCGAGGCGATCTCCGGGCAGATCTGCCGGTGCACCGGATATACCACGATCGTGCGCTCCATCCAGTGGGCCGCTCAGCACAGTTCCGCGGAGGCCACGTCATGA